In the Pieris napi chromosome 19, ilPieNapi1.2, whole genome shotgun sequence genome, one interval contains:
- the LOC125059037 gene encoding transcriptional regulator ATRX-like isoform X1, whose translation MEYDTSQPSPPGVRNTAFQCKSDESKINTPPRTSFSNMLPTPKGVENAKKRLRAFSIQKKTPITPIIAPRPAGSGNTMVLIGKLSGVKPTLKREEDPDPKVPKLPKPPKPGSERKAWQDTYSELQRRTQADIEDMKRKMELVDLGIPLGLICPSSTSDTAMPTKAMPPIKSFIDPTKVDELIREAKKAKLEGKPFKFDYRKLLPDYDNPFQRKKDEKEEKDKKHNRRKGDFKDRKDKYGSRRYSDYRKDSKIKERTKDRKQKVVSKKVELNAKEDVHFGDFVVCDSWSLDNEDTNISSPKTDKSDSQSSAPERKNYKEPSELLRASAAKKNEIIKRVTTDNRIKIQPIIDTFKYETDDNNEDVLNIFDAETNIDKFATVRSTKLSLYDSPNKKSIDLDDTSRDLSLDDTFLESVINEIKVEELNEDDSQDKGLVEYESPNNDDTPNTSVSESVTPEIVQKEKKNEYSDGYRSTESGYKTSDTVESFKSGVEFRLSIEKELDDALNADKMSKVNLDSLESWTFVLKICQPLLFRHDKNKCYKETLSTPKLWYSTNPKLCSCVKERDVVYEELEINKMNLVDRVYGCDQISEVTTSKCRNWYPSSNNCLVESKLQLSSEWEADDSQQSLGKERRSLTPKTEELDLDREYHRFMEAVWPDVIETKKETSGSTTPVQENRKKRKEDNDTREEEKRTKKMKLSSEGWSQESEVEEDDRSKKKNEKAKSRKRKHSTSISSSSDSEEDSKKKKKALKKKAMKKAKSKSAKRRRIGRKLLKKLKEKQKKSKKKIEDDSDSEKSKKSKKRKSEKDKKKDKKRKKTKKVSSSSSSSSSSDSESERKTSKKNREKNRKRGKTSSETQNEIIHQVDANILNNIKTEKTTDDEESKLMEFSPRRQKPREIINVKELQNDFVGNTHVKEEIEEKIEKVRDEKEKEAEEVEESKSPIVESKKSECCLKDDSDDADTETSTVDEVGENQESPTEKELKPIEPVKPDENSQCSSQESVYSAKNEDSKSTDVQDYEKDESHLRPSSQNSNYTFKDVIDARGYKEEKFESYEPAEYDVYEQMAMAYQSDVAGQARSPIDTSVSRIETVVRVRSCGEITCDWRPGRDPADPSPHRPSRWGLKPGEVNIVLTGGDPQPVYKIQSLANRNDNNTPISYDEAYMDTYGASDRLQYGDCFATEIKPAKGEPVQPQEDKRSTLDDRISQALRETVLGDVAKELPGDERGTGEKTGTGESRVPSKRVRFADGYTPGQDSDTEPPPVKKRRVRRSGCAWPCPSTHPDHVSLWDALPPPPPPPGDPPLRRARPRVPEALLGVGMGGGVGVGVGGFMPPEPPPGLIALH comes from the exons ATGGAATATGATACAAGTCAACCATCACCTCCAGGCGTGAGGAATACTGCG TTTCAATGTAAAAGCGATGAATCCAAAATTAACACTCCTCCAAGAACTTCTTTCTCCAATATGCTTCCAACTCCTAAAGGTGTGGAAAATGCAAAGAAACGCCTGCGAGCATTTTCTATTCAAAAAAAGACTCCTATTACTCCAATTATAGCACCCAGGCCTGCTGGGTCCGGCA ATACAATGGTGTTAATTGGGAAGCTGAGTGGAGTAAAGCCAACTCTAAAACGCGAAGAAGACCCTGACCCTAAAGTTCCCAAACTTCCTAAACCACCAAAACCTGGTTCAGAAAGAAAGGCTTGGCAAG ATACCTATTCAGAGTTGCAACGACGGACACAAGCGGATATTGAAGATATGAAGAGAAAGATGGAGTTAGTTGATCTTGGGATCCCATTGGGCCTGATATGTCCATCATCTACTAGTGATACTGCAATGCCCACAAAGGCTATGCCACCCATTAAGTCTTTTATAG ATCCAACCAAAGTAGATGAATTAATTCGTGAAGCTAAAAAAGCCAAACTGGAGGGAAAGCCTTTCAAATTTGACTACAGAAAGTTACTGCCTGACTATGATAATccatttcaaagaaaaaaagacGAAAAAGAAGAGAAGGATAAGAAACACAATCGGCGGAAAGGTGACTTTAAAGATAGAAAGGACAAATACGGTTCAAGGCGCTATTCGGATTACAGAAAAGATAGCAAAATTAAAGAACGCACCAAAGATAGAAAACAAAAAGTAGTTTCAAAAAAAGTTGAACTTAATGCTAAAGAAGATGTTCACTTTGGTGATTTTGTAGTTTGTGATAGTTGGTCACTCGATAATGAAGATACCAATATATCTAGCCCGAAAACAGATAAATCTGATTCTCAGAGTTCAGCACCAGAAAGAAAGAATTATAAAGAACCGTCAGAGTTGCTAAGAGCCAGCGCTGCCAAAAagaatgaaattattaaaagggtTACAACCgacaatagaataaaaattcaGCCGATAATAGACACGTTTAAATATGAAACTGACGATAATAATGAAGacgtattgaatatttttgatgCAGAGacaaatattgataaatttgCAACAGTACGATCCACAAAGCTGTCGTTGTATGATTCGCCTAACAAAAAATCCATAGATTTAGACGATACTTCAAGAGATTTATCATTGGATGATACGTTTTTAGAATCGGTGATAAATGAAATCAAGGTTGAGGAGCTAAACGAAGACGATAGTCAAGATAAGGGGCTGGTTGAATACGAATCACCAAATAACGATGATACACCAAATACATCCGTCAGTGAGTCTGTTACACCTGAAATAGTacagaaagaaaagaaaaacgaGTACTCAGACGGGTATAGGTCAACTGAAAGTGGCTATAAAACAAGTGATACGGTCGAAAGTTTCAAGTCAGGGGTAGAATTTCGTCTTTCAATTGAAAAGGAGCTAGACGATGCGTTGAATGCAGATAAAATGTCGAAGGTCAATTTAGATTCTCTTGAATCATGGAcgtttgttttgaaaatatgtCAGCCGTTGTTATTTCGGCATGACAAGAACAAGTGCTACAA AGAGACACTATCAACACCAAAGCTATGGTATTCTACAAATCCAAAATTATGTTCTTGTGTGAAAGAAAGGGATGTCGTTTATGAAGAACTGGAGATCAACAAGATGAACTTAGTTGACCGGGTTTACGGATGTGATCA AATATCGGAAGTGACAACATCCAAGTGTCGCAACTGGTATCCATCGAGTAATAATTGTCTTGTCGAGAGTAAACTGCAACTCTCGAGTGAATGGGAGGCAGATGACAGTCAACAGTCACTCGGAAAAGAGAGGAGGTCTCTCACTCCTAAGACAGAAGAGTTGGACCTGGATAGAGAGTACCATAG ATTTATGGAAGCTGTGTGGCCAGATGTGATAGAGACCAAAAAGGAAACGTCGGGAAGTACCACACCAGTGCAAGAAAATAGAAAGAAGAGAAAGGAAGATAACGATACGAGGGAAGAAGAAAAGAGAACGAAGAAGATGAAGTTGAGCAGTGAAGGGTGGAGTCAAGAGTCTGAAGTGGAAGAGGATGATAGGAG CAAGAAGAAAAATGAGAAAGCGAAGAGCAGAAAGAGAAAACACTCCACGTCAATATCGTCTTCGTCGGACAGCGAAGAAGAttcgaaaaagaaaaagaaagcaCTTAAAAAGAAG GCAATGAAAAAGGCGAAATCCAAATCGGCTAAGCGTCGGCGCATAGGTAGAAAACTTTTgaagaaattaaaagaaaaacagaagaaaagtaaaaagaaaattgaagaCGACTCTGACAGTG AAAAATCCAAGAAATCTAAGAAAAGAAAATCGGAAAAGGATAAAAAGAAAGACAAAAAGAggaaaaagacaaaaaaagtGAGCAGCAGTAGCAGCAGTAGTTCCTCTTCAGATAGTGAAAGCGAACGGAAGACGAGCAAGAAGAACAGAGAAAAGAACCGAAAAAGAGGGAAGACTTCATCGGAAACGCAAAACGAAATCATTCATCAGGTCGACGcgaacatattaaataacattaaaactgaaaaaacAACAGACGACGAGGAATCAAAATTGATGGAATTTTCACCGAGACGACAGAAACCACGAGAAATCATCAACGTCAAAGAGTTACAGAACGATTTCGTTGGGAATACACATGTCAAAGAGGAGATCGAAGAAAAGATTGAGAAAGTAAGAGATGAAAAAGAGAAAGAGGCGGAAGAAGTAGAAGAGTCTAAAAGCCCAATCGTCGAGAGTAAGAAAAGTGAATGCTGTTTAAAG GATGACTCGGATGATGCAGACACAGAGACCAGTACGGTAGACGAAGTTGGAGAGAATCAG GAATCACCAACAGAGAAGGAGCTGAAGCCAATTGAACCGGTGAAGCCAGACGAGAACTCGCAATGCTCCTCCCAGGAATCCGTTTACAGTGCGAAG AACGAAGACTCCAAATCGACGGACGTCCAGGACTACGAGAAGGACGAGAGCCACCTGCGTCCGTCCTCTCAGAACTCCAACTACACTTTCAAGGACGTCATAGACGCCAGAGGCTACAAGGAGGAGAAGTTCGAGAGCTACGAACCGGCCGAGTACGACGTCTACGAGCAGATGGCGATGGCCTACCAGAGCGACGTGGCCGGTCAG GCCAGATCCCCGATCGACACGAGCGTGTCCCGCATAGAGACCGTGGTGCGCGTGCGCAGCTGCGGAGAGATCACTTGCGATTGGAGACCCGGTCGCGACCCCGCCGACCCCTCGCCCCACAGGCCTTCGCGGTGGG GTTTGAAGCCCGGCGAAGTAAACATAGTGCTGACGGGCGGCGACCCTCAGCCCGTCTACAAGATCCAGAGCCTTGCCAACAGAAATGACAACAATACGCCCATAAG CTACGACGAAGCCTACATGGACACGTACGGTGCATCCGATCGGCTGCAGTACGGAGACTGTTTTGCCACAGAAATCAAACCCGCCAAAGGGGAGCCCGTCCAGCCCCAGGAGGACAAACGGAGCACCCTCGACGACAGGATCAGCCAGGCTCTCAGAGAGACAG TGTTGGGCGATGTCGCGAAGGAGCTCCCCGGGGATGAGCGTGGGACCGGTGAAAAGACTGGAACAGG CGAGTCCCGCGTGCCGAGTAAGCGGGTTCGATTCGCGGACGGGTACACTCCCGGACAGGACTCGGACACGGAGCCTCCCCCCGTCAAGAAGAGACGAGTCCGTCGTTCGGGCTGCGCCTGGCCGTGTCCCTCGACTCACCCAGACCACGTGTCTCTCTGGGACGCCTTGCCGCCGCCTCCGCCGCCCCCGGGGGACCCGCCCCTCAGGAGAGCGAGGCCCAGAG ttccAGAGGCACTGCTGGGTGTAGGCATGGGCGGGGGCGTTGGCGTGGGCGTGGGCGGGTTCATGCCGCCGGAACCTCCGCCCGGACTTATAGCCCTGCATTGA
- the LOC125059037 gene encoding transcriptional regulator ATRX-like isoform X2: MEYDTSQPSPPGVRNTAFQCKSDESKINTPPRTSFSNMLPTPKGVENAKKRLRAFSIQKKTPITPIIAPRPAGSGNTMVLIGKLSGVKPTLKREEDPDPKVPKLPKPPKPGSERKAWQDTYSELQRRTQADIEDMKRKMELVDLGIPLGLICPSSTSDTAMPTKAMPPIKSFIDPTKVDELIREAKKAKLEGKPFKFDYRKLLPDYDNPFQRKKDEKEEKDKKHNRRKGDFKDRKDKYGSRRYSDYRKDSKIKERTKDRKQKVVSKKVELNAKEDVHFGDFVVCDSWSLDNEDTNISSPKTDKSDSQSSAPERKNYKEPSELLRASAAKKNEIIKRVTTDNRIKIQPIIDTFKYETDDNNEDVLNIFDAETNIDKFATVRSTKLSLYDSPNKKSIDLDDTSRDLSLDDTFLESVINEIKVEELNEDDSQDKGLVEYESPNNDDTPNTSVSESVTPEIVQKEKKNEYSDGYRSTESGYKTSDTVESFKSGVEFRLSIEKELDDALNADKMSKVNLDSLESWTFVLKICQPLLFRHDKNKCYKETLSTPKLWYSTNPKLCSCVKERDVVYEELEINKMNLVDRVYGCDQISEVTTSKCRNWYPSSNNCLVESKLQLSSEWEADDSQQSLGKERRSLTPKTEELDLDREYHRFMEAVWPDVIETKKETSGSTTPVQENRKKRKEDNDTREEEKRTKKMKLSSEGWSQESEVEEDDRSKKKNEKAKSRKRKHSTSISSSSDSEEDSKKKKKALKKKAMKKAKSKSAKRRRIGRKLLKKLKEKQKKSKKKIEDDSDSEKSKKSKKRKSEKDKKKDKKRKKTKKVSSSSSSSSSSDSESERKTSKKNREKNRKRGKTSSETQNEIIHQVDANILNNIKTEKTTDDEESKLMEFSPRRQKPREIINVKELQNDFVGNTHVKEEIEEKIEKVRDEKEKEAEEVEESKSPIVESKKSECCLKESPTEKELKPIEPVKPDENSQCSSQESVYSAKNEDSKSTDVQDYEKDESHLRPSSQNSNYTFKDVIDARGYKEEKFESYEPAEYDVYEQMAMAYQSDVAGQARSPIDTSVSRIETVVRVRSCGEITCDWRPGRDPADPSPHRPSRWGLKPGEVNIVLTGGDPQPVYKIQSLANRNDNNTPISYDEAYMDTYGASDRLQYGDCFATEIKPAKGEPVQPQEDKRSTLDDRISQALRETVLGDVAKELPGDERGTGEKTGTGESRVPSKRVRFADGYTPGQDSDTEPPPVKKRRVRRSGCAWPCPSTHPDHVSLWDALPPPPPPPGDPPLRRARPRVPEALLGVGMGGGVGVGVGGFMPPEPPPGLIALH, translated from the exons ATGGAATATGATACAAGTCAACCATCACCTCCAGGCGTGAGGAATACTGCG TTTCAATGTAAAAGCGATGAATCCAAAATTAACACTCCTCCAAGAACTTCTTTCTCCAATATGCTTCCAACTCCTAAAGGTGTGGAAAATGCAAAGAAACGCCTGCGAGCATTTTCTATTCAAAAAAAGACTCCTATTACTCCAATTATAGCACCCAGGCCTGCTGGGTCCGGCA ATACAATGGTGTTAATTGGGAAGCTGAGTGGAGTAAAGCCAACTCTAAAACGCGAAGAAGACCCTGACCCTAAAGTTCCCAAACTTCCTAAACCACCAAAACCTGGTTCAGAAAGAAAGGCTTGGCAAG ATACCTATTCAGAGTTGCAACGACGGACACAAGCGGATATTGAAGATATGAAGAGAAAGATGGAGTTAGTTGATCTTGGGATCCCATTGGGCCTGATATGTCCATCATCTACTAGTGATACTGCAATGCCCACAAAGGCTATGCCACCCATTAAGTCTTTTATAG ATCCAACCAAAGTAGATGAATTAATTCGTGAAGCTAAAAAAGCCAAACTGGAGGGAAAGCCTTTCAAATTTGACTACAGAAAGTTACTGCCTGACTATGATAATccatttcaaagaaaaaaagacGAAAAAGAAGAGAAGGATAAGAAACACAATCGGCGGAAAGGTGACTTTAAAGATAGAAAGGACAAATACGGTTCAAGGCGCTATTCGGATTACAGAAAAGATAGCAAAATTAAAGAACGCACCAAAGATAGAAAACAAAAAGTAGTTTCAAAAAAAGTTGAACTTAATGCTAAAGAAGATGTTCACTTTGGTGATTTTGTAGTTTGTGATAGTTGGTCACTCGATAATGAAGATACCAATATATCTAGCCCGAAAACAGATAAATCTGATTCTCAGAGTTCAGCACCAGAAAGAAAGAATTATAAAGAACCGTCAGAGTTGCTAAGAGCCAGCGCTGCCAAAAagaatgaaattattaaaagggtTACAACCgacaatagaataaaaattcaGCCGATAATAGACACGTTTAAATATGAAACTGACGATAATAATGAAGacgtattgaatatttttgatgCAGAGacaaatattgataaatttgCAACAGTACGATCCACAAAGCTGTCGTTGTATGATTCGCCTAACAAAAAATCCATAGATTTAGACGATACTTCAAGAGATTTATCATTGGATGATACGTTTTTAGAATCGGTGATAAATGAAATCAAGGTTGAGGAGCTAAACGAAGACGATAGTCAAGATAAGGGGCTGGTTGAATACGAATCACCAAATAACGATGATACACCAAATACATCCGTCAGTGAGTCTGTTACACCTGAAATAGTacagaaagaaaagaaaaacgaGTACTCAGACGGGTATAGGTCAACTGAAAGTGGCTATAAAACAAGTGATACGGTCGAAAGTTTCAAGTCAGGGGTAGAATTTCGTCTTTCAATTGAAAAGGAGCTAGACGATGCGTTGAATGCAGATAAAATGTCGAAGGTCAATTTAGATTCTCTTGAATCATGGAcgtttgttttgaaaatatgtCAGCCGTTGTTATTTCGGCATGACAAGAACAAGTGCTACAA AGAGACACTATCAACACCAAAGCTATGGTATTCTACAAATCCAAAATTATGTTCTTGTGTGAAAGAAAGGGATGTCGTTTATGAAGAACTGGAGATCAACAAGATGAACTTAGTTGACCGGGTTTACGGATGTGATCA AATATCGGAAGTGACAACATCCAAGTGTCGCAACTGGTATCCATCGAGTAATAATTGTCTTGTCGAGAGTAAACTGCAACTCTCGAGTGAATGGGAGGCAGATGACAGTCAACAGTCACTCGGAAAAGAGAGGAGGTCTCTCACTCCTAAGACAGAAGAGTTGGACCTGGATAGAGAGTACCATAG ATTTATGGAAGCTGTGTGGCCAGATGTGATAGAGACCAAAAAGGAAACGTCGGGAAGTACCACACCAGTGCAAGAAAATAGAAAGAAGAGAAAGGAAGATAACGATACGAGGGAAGAAGAAAAGAGAACGAAGAAGATGAAGTTGAGCAGTGAAGGGTGGAGTCAAGAGTCTGAAGTGGAAGAGGATGATAGGAG CAAGAAGAAAAATGAGAAAGCGAAGAGCAGAAAGAGAAAACACTCCACGTCAATATCGTCTTCGTCGGACAGCGAAGAAGAttcgaaaaagaaaaagaaagcaCTTAAAAAGAAG GCAATGAAAAAGGCGAAATCCAAATCGGCTAAGCGTCGGCGCATAGGTAGAAAACTTTTgaagaaattaaaagaaaaacagaagaaaagtaaaaagaaaattgaagaCGACTCTGACAGTG AAAAATCCAAGAAATCTAAGAAAAGAAAATCGGAAAAGGATAAAAAGAAAGACAAAAAGAggaaaaagacaaaaaaagtGAGCAGCAGTAGCAGCAGTAGTTCCTCTTCAGATAGTGAAAGCGAACGGAAGACGAGCAAGAAGAACAGAGAAAAGAACCGAAAAAGAGGGAAGACTTCATCGGAAACGCAAAACGAAATCATTCATCAGGTCGACGcgaacatattaaataacattaaaactgaaaaaacAACAGACGACGAGGAATCAAAATTGATGGAATTTTCACCGAGACGACAGAAACCACGAGAAATCATCAACGTCAAAGAGTTACAGAACGATTTCGTTGGGAATACACATGTCAAAGAGGAGATCGAAGAAAAGATTGAGAAAGTAAGAGATGAAAAAGAGAAAGAGGCGGAAGAAGTAGAAGAGTCTAAAAGCCCAATCGTCGAGAGTAAGAAAAGTGAATGCTGTTTAAAG GAATCACCAACAGAGAAGGAGCTGAAGCCAATTGAACCGGTGAAGCCAGACGAGAACTCGCAATGCTCCTCCCAGGAATCCGTTTACAGTGCGAAG AACGAAGACTCCAAATCGACGGACGTCCAGGACTACGAGAAGGACGAGAGCCACCTGCGTCCGTCCTCTCAGAACTCCAACTACACTTTCAAGGACGTCATAGACGCCAGAGGCTACAAGGAGGAGAAGTTCGAGAGCTACGAACCGGCCGAGTACGACGTCTACGAGCAGATGGCGATGGCCTACCAGAGCGACGTGGCCGGTCAG GCCAGATCCCCGATCGACACGAGCGTGTCCCGCATAGAGACCGTGGTGCGCGTGCGCAGCTGCGGAGAGATCACTTGCGATTGGAGACCCGGTCGCGACCCCGCCGACCCCTCGCCCCACAGGCCTTCGCGGTGGG GTTTGAAGCCCGGCGAAGTAAACATAGTGCTGACGGGCGGCGACCCTCAGCCCGTCTACAAGATCCAGAGCCTTGCCAACAGAAATGACAACAATACGCCCATAAG CTACGACGAAGCCTACATGGACACGTACGGTGCATCCGATCGGCTGCAGTACGGAGACTGTTTTGCCACAGAAATCAAACCCGCCAAAGGGGAGCCCGTCCAGCCCCAGGAGGACAAACGGAGCACCCTCGACGACAGGATCAGCCAGGCTCTCAGAGAGACAG TGTTGGGCGATGTCGCGAAGGAGCTCCCCGGGGATGAGCGTGGGACCGGTGAAAAGACTGGAACAGG CGAGTCCCGCGTGCCGAGTAAGCGGGTTCGATTCGCGGACGGGTACACTCCCGGACAGGACTCGGACACGGAGCCTCCCCCCGTCAAGAAGAGACGAGTCCGTCGTTCGGGCTGCGCCTGGCCGTGTCCCTCGACTCACCCAGACCACGTGTCTCTCTGGGACGCCTTGCCGCCGCCTCCGCCGCCCCCGGGGGACCCGCCCCTCAGGAGAGCGAGGCCCAGAG ttccAGAGGCACTGCTGGGTGTAGGCATGGGCGGGGGCGTTGGCGTGGGCGTGGGCGGGTTCATGCCGCCGGAACCTCCGCCCGGACTTATAGCCCTGCATTGA